The Leptospira barantonii genome includes a region encoding these proteins:
- a CDS encoding aldo/keto reductase yields the protein MKKALILLETLNAIASEKGKTADQILYAWFFKHPSGLVPVLGTNDPQRIRSAAGAFDIAFTTEEWFRIWEAGAGRPVP from the coding sequence TTGAAAAAGGCTTTGATTCTTTTGGAAACCTTGAACGCGATCGCTTCCGAAAAAGGAAAAACGGCCGATCAAATTCTGTATGCTTGGTTTTTCAAACATCCTTCCGGATTGGTTCCCGTTTTAGGAACCAACGATCCGCAAAGAATCCGGTCCGCCGCGGGTGCCTTCGATATCGCGTTCACCACGGAAGAATGGTTCCGCATCTGGGAAGCCGGAGCTGGACGTCCGGTTCCCTAA